Below is a genomic region from Prolixibacteraceae bacterium.
ATAATGTAGAAGCATATGTTGAGGAGGTCAATAAAATTGCTAAGAATATTCGCTACAGCTTAGGTCAGAAGATAAAGAAGCAAGTTCGTATTATCCCAGAACTTTCATTTCATGTAGATGATAGTCTAGATTATGCTGAAAATATTGAGAATCTATTAAATAATTAAATAGTAATGAAGTACGATCCGATAAAGCGTTCGTTAGGAAAGGTGTTTAATAGAACACCTTTTTTACGTATTATATTTTACAAGCTCTTAGATATTCTATTATTACGATCATGGCATATTCGAAGAGAGCTAAAGAAATTGTCAGTAGACCAACGTGAGATTTTAGATGCTGGTTCAGGATTTGGACAATATGTTTATCGGATGTCTTGTTACTTTAAGAAGGCTCATATTCTTGGTGTCGATGTAAAAAATGAGCAGGTTGAAGATTGTAATCAATTTTTTCAGAAAATAGGGAAAGGGGAAAGGGTTCAATTTGAATATGCCGATCTTACCCAATTTGTATCTAAAGATCGATTTTCTTTGATCTTGTCGGTGGATGTGATGGAGCATATTGAAGAGGACTGTGACGTATTTGATCATTTTTATCAAAGTTTAAAAGAGGATGGTACTTTATTAATATCCACTCCAAGTGACCAAGGTGGAAGTGATGCACACGATCACGATCACGATCATGATGAGGTGCATGGTTTTATTGATGAACATGTCAGAGACGGATATGGTGTCGAAGATATAAAGTCTAAATTAACCAATGCAGGGTTTCATTCAATTGATGTTGCTTATAGTTATGGTTGTCCAGGAAAAATAAGCTGGAAATTGTCGATGAAGTATCCTATTTTACTCCTTGGTGTATCTCAATTATTCTTTGTTCTGCTTCCATTTTACTATCTTGTTGTTTTTCCACTATGTATTATTCTTAACTACATGGATGTACTGATGAAGCATGATACTGGAACTGGACTTATTGTTGTCGCAAAAAAATAAACTGTGAATCTTTCTTTCTACATTGCCAAGCGTTATCTCTTTTCGAAGAAAAAAACTAAGGTTATAAATATCATTTCGCTAATCTCAATGATTGGGTTGGCTGTAGGAACTTTTGCATTGGTTATAACCATATCTGTATTTAATGGTTTTGATAATCTAATTCAATCTCGTTTTTCTTCATTCGATCCTCCTCTGAGAGTGATGCCGATAGAGGGGAAAGTATTTAATATTAATACAATTCCATTAGATGAGTTGAATAAGATTTCGGGTGTACGATCGATTTCTCTTACCGTAGAGGAGAATGCACTTCTACGATATGGTAAAAATACAACTATAGCTACTGTTAAAGGAGTAGATTCCTTGTTTCTTATGAAGTCAGGTGTCGCCAAGATGATGATAGAAGGTGTTGCTCGATTACACAAACGTGATAAGAGTGGTGTTTTGCTTGGAGGTATGGTGGCCAGTGACCTTAGAATAGGCTTTAATTTTCAACGTCCGTTGAGTTTCTATTTCCCAAAGAAAACAAAGAATTTAAGTATAAATATAACGCAGAGTTTTCGCCAAAAAATTGCTTACCCAACAGGTTGTTTCTCTATTCAAGCAGATATTGATCAAAAGTATGTTTTGGTTCCATTAGATTTTGCGAGAACACTAATGGGACGTAAAGAGGGTGATGTAAGTCAATTAGAAGTGTATCTGACCGATAACGCTGATGAAGATAATGTTCGTGTTGAAATGCTTTCACTGCTTGGCAATAAGTTCAAGGTGTTGAATAAATAT
It encodes:
- a CDS encoding class I SAM-dependent methyltransferase, coding for MKYDPIKRSLGKVFNRTPFLRIIFYKLLDILLLRSWHIRRELKKLSVDQREILDAGSGFGQYVYRMSCYFKKAHILGVDVKNEQVEDCNQFFQKIGKGERVQFEYADLTQFVSKDRFSLILSVDVMEHIEEDCDVFDHFYQSLKEDGTLLISTPSDQGGSDAHDHDHDHDEVHGFIDEHVRDGYGVEDIKSKLTNAGFHSIDVAYSYGCPGKISWKLSMKYPILLLGVSQLFFVLLPFYYLVVFPLCIILNYMDVLMKHDTGTGLIVVAKK
- a CDS encoding FtsX-like permease family protein, with translation MNLSFYIAKRYLFSKKKTKVINIISLISMIGLAVGTFALVITISVFNGFDNLIQSRFSSFDPPLRVMPIEGKVFNINTIPLDELNKISGVRSISLTVEENALLRYGKNTTIATVKGVDSLFLMKSGVAKMMIEGVARLHKRDKSGVLLGGMVASDLRIGFNFQRPLSFYFPKKTKNLSINITQSFRQKIAYPTGCFSIQADIDQKYVLVPLDFARTLMGRKEGDVSQLEVYLTDNADEDNVRVEMLSLLGNKFKVLNKYQQHDTYYKIMKGEKWTIFLILVFILFVASFNLIGSISMLMIDKKDDVAILQSMGANKKLVRHIFLYEGWLISVLGMLIGLVLGVILCYLQQEFGIVKLQGGGAFIVDAYPVQLVGSDILIISLTVTALGLLASWVPIRFLNFDHININEG